The following proteins come from a genomic window of Acidobacteriota bacterium:
- a CDS encoding IS3 family transposase (programmed frameshift) encodes MPEERSPGRPTTRRYSPAEKERAVRLVFALREELGTDFGTVKRIADQLGYGPETVRKWVAQAEIDDGLRPGTTTAEAARIRELEQENRELRRANAILKSASAFFRGGARPPTTLMVSYIDAHRGEFGVEPICEVLQVAPSTYYAAKSRPPSARARRDAELVPALVELWEANYRAYGARKLHKAAQRAGLDIGRDQTARLMRQAGIEGVRRGRRPRTTKADERAPRSPDLVERDFTATAPNRLWVTDLTYVATWAGVAYVCFIIDVYSRMIVGWRVASNMRTSMVLDALEMARWSRGTRLEGLRCHSDAGAQFTSIRYGERLAELGATPSIGSVGDSYDNALAETVNGYYKAELIRGPGQGPWRTVEDVELATLGWVHWHNTERLHGYLGDVPPAEFETAYRVPHPDHDLVENQ; translated from the exons AGAAGGAGCGGGCGGTGCGGCTGGTGTTCGCGCTGCGCGAGGAGCTGGGGACCGATTTCGGGACGGTGAAGCGCATCGCTGATCAGCTGGGCTATGGCCCGGAGACGGTGCGCAAGTGGGTGGCCCAGGCCGAGATCGATGATGGGCTGCGTCCGGGGACGACGACGGCGGAGGCGGCTCGGATCCGTGAGCTGGAGCAGGAGAACCGGGAGCTGCGCCGAGCGAACGCGATCCTCAAGTCGGCGTCGGCTTTTT TTCGCGGCGGAGCTCGACCGCCCACAACGCTGATGGTCAGCTACATCGATGCCCACCGGGGCGAGTTCGGGGTCGAGCCCATCTGCGAGGTGCTGCAGGTGGCCCCGTCGACCTACTACGCGGCGAAGTCCCGGCCGCCCTCCGCGAGAGCGCGACGTGACGCCGAGCTGGTCCCGGCCCTCGTCGAGCTCTGGGAGGCCAACTACCGGGCCTACGGGGCCCGCAAGCTCCACAAGGCCGCCCAACGAGCCGGCCTCGACATCGGCCGAGACCAGACCGCCCGACTGATGCGCCAGGCCGGCATCGAGGGCGTGCGCCGAGGACGTCGGCCTCGGACCACCAAGGCCGACGAGCGCGCACCGAGGTCCCCGGACCTCGTCGAACGAGACTTCACCGCCACCGCGCCCAACCGGCTCTGGGTCACCGACCTGACCTACGTGGCCACCTGGGCTGGTGTCGCCTACGTCTGCTTCATCATCGACGTGTACTCGCGAATGATCGTCGGCTGGCGGGTCGCGTCGAACATGCGAACCTCGATGGTCCTCGACGCCCTCGAGATGGCCCGCTGGTCCCGCGGCACACGTCTCGAAGGGCTGCGCTGCCACTCCGACGCGGGAGCGCAATTCACCAGCATCCGCTACGGCGAACGCCTCGCCGAGCTCGGAGCCACCCCATCGATCGGCTCGGTCGGCGACAGCTACGACAACGCGCTCGCGGAGACCGTCAACGGCTACTACAAGGCCGAGCTCATCCGCGGCCCCGGCCAAGGACCCTGGCGCACCGTCGAGGACGTCGAGCTCGCCACCCTCGGCTGGGTCCACTGGCACAACACCGAACGCCTCCATGGCTACCTCGGCGACGTGCCACCGGCCGAGTTCGAGACCGCCTACCGTGTCCCACACCCCGACCACGACCTGGTCGAAAACCAATAG